Genomic segment of Deltaproteobacteria bacterium:
CAGGCCGGAGTCCGGGCCCTACCCACGGAGACCGAGGCCTTTTTCATCCTTCCCGTCGACATCCCCCTGGTGCGGCCCTTGACCCTCAAAGCCCTCCTTCATGCCCGGAAGGAATCAGACGCAGCGGTACTCTGCCCGGTGTTTCAGGAATCGCCCGGCCATCCGCCCCTCATCTCCAGGGAATTGATCCCGGCCATTCTGGCCTACGACGGACCGAACGGCCTTGGAGGCCTGTTCGACTCCCTGGGCGATCGAGCGCGAGGCATCGGGGTCTGGGATAGAAACATCCTCTTGGATATGGACCGGCCCAAGGATCTGAAGGTCCTCCGGGCCCGTCTGGCCCGGTACGGAGTCCTCGACCGCCACGAGGCCTGGACCCTGCTGAACGACATTCTGGACATCCCGCCCCAAGGCGTGGCCCATGGCCGGAAGGTTGGCGAAACGGCCCTTCTGCTGGCCAAGGCCGTGAACCAGGCCGGGGGAAATGTGGATCCGGAGATGGCCATGGCCTGCGGACTGCTCCACGACCTGGCCAAGGGGCAGCCGAATCACGAGGAGGCCGGGGCCGGGATGCTGGAAGACATGGGCCTTCATCCCATGGCCCGGGTGGTGGGCCGACATCGGGACGTGCCCCCACCGGTCGACGGACGGCTGGACGAGGCCGCCCTGGTCTGTCTGGCCGACAAGCTCGTGCGCGGTCCGGAGCGGGTCGGCGTCAGACAGCGCTTCGAGGAAAAGCTGGCCGTGATTAAAAAAAAGAACCCGGATGTCAATGAACAGGAATACCGGGACCGTATCGCTTATGAAATCAAGATCATTCTGGATATGGGATTTCCCGGATATTTTCTGATTGTGGCGGATTTCATCGCCCATGCCCGGAAAATCGGGGTCCCGGTGGGGCCGGGCCGGGGATCGGCTGCCGGGTCCATGGTGGCCTATGCCATGGATATCACGGCCCTGGATCCCATTGAGCACGGCCTGATTTTTGAGCGGTTCCTGAACCCTTCCCGGATCTCCATGCCCGATATTGACGTGGATTTCTGCATCGAGGGCCGGGACAAGGTGTATCACTACACCATTGACCGGTATGGGGGGCCGGAATATGTCTGTCAGATCATCACCTTTGGAAAACTTAAAGCCAAGGCTGTCATCCGGGATGTGGGACGGGCTTTGGGCGTGCCGCTGCCCGAGGTGGACGAGATCGCCAAGCTGATTCCGGACGGGGCCAAGAACCTGACCAAAGCCCTGGAGGAGGTGCCGGCCATCCGGGAAATATGCAACAGCTCAGAAGACAAGACCCAGATGCTGGAAACGGCCCTGCTTTTGGAAGGGCTGCCCCGGCACGCCTCCACCCATGCGGCCGGTGTGGTGGTCTCGGACAAGCCCCTGAACGAATACCTGCCGCTGTTCCGGGGCAAGGAAGGAGAGACCATCACCCAGTTCGACATGAACTATGTGGAAAAACTGGGGCTGGTGAAGTTTGATTTTCTGGGACTCAGGAACCTGACCGTCATCAAGAACTGCCTGGAACTGATCGAAAAACAGGGCAAGCCGGTGCCGGATATGGACCATCTGGATTTTTCAGATGACAGCACCTTTGCCCTGCTCCAGCGGGCCGACACTACCGGGGTGTTCCAGCTGGAAAGTTCCGGCATGAAAGAACTGATCAGCAAACC
This window contains:
- a CDS encoding HD domain-containing protein, with the translated sequence MSGALAGVVPAAGFSSRMGRFKPLVDLGGKTALARVVDCLRQAEVENVVVVGGHQAGKVRAEASRLGADFVFNREFASGMLTSIQAGVRALPTETEAFFILPVDIPLVRPLTLKALLHARKESDAAVLCPVFQESPGHPPLISRELIPAILAYDGPNGLGGLFDSLGDRARGIGVWDRNILLDMDRPKDLKVLRARLARYGVLDRHEAWTLLNDILDIPPQGVAHGRKVGETALLLAKAVNQAGGNVDPEMAMACGLLHDLAKGQPNHEEAGAGMLEDMGLHPMARVVGRHRDVPPPVDGRLDEAALVCLADKLVRGPERVGVRQRFEEKLAVIKKKNPDVNEQEYRDRIAYEIKIILDMGFPGYFLIVADFIAHARKIGVPVGPGRGSAAGSMVAYAMDITALDPIEHGLIFERFLNPSRISMPDIDVDFCIEGRDKVYHYTIDRYGGPEYVCQIITFGKLKAKAVIRDVGRALGVPLPEVDEIAKLIPDGAKNLTKALEEVPAIREICNSSEDKTQMLETALLLEGLPRHASTHAAGVVVSDKPLNEYLPLFRGKEGETITQFDMNYVEKLGLVKFDFLGLRNLTVIKNCLELIEKQGKPVPDMDHLDFSDDSTFALLQRADTTGVFQLESSGMKELISKPWQSP